A genome region from Alistipes dispar includes the following:
- a CDS encoding peroxiredoxin family protein → MKTIRKKRKSDRSLWILLALIAVVLAVILLLPSCGGRAAKGGTTEEEAATLVRAGDEAPDFTVTMFDGSQVTLSELRGKVVLLNFWATWCPPCRKEMTRVGKDIIERFAGRDFVFLPVSRGEGRSAVGAFREKNGYDFPMGLDSTKAVFGLYASNYIPRNFLIDREGKVVLASVDYDDEEFDALLRAIEKTLENQTR, encoded by the coding sequence ATGAAGACGATCCGAAAGAAGAGAAAAAGCGACCGGTCGCTCTGGATACTGCTGGCGCTGATCGCCGTCGTCCTGGCCGTCATCCTGCTGCTGCCCTCGTGCGGCGGCCGCGCGGCGAAGGGCGGCACGACGGAAGAGGAAGCCGCCACGCTCGTCCGGGCGGGCGACGAGGCCCCCGATTTCACCGTCACGATGTTCGACGGCTCGCAAGTCACCCTCTCGGAGCTGCGCGGAAAGGTGGTCCTGCTGAATTTCTGGGCCACGTGGTGTCCGCCCTGCCGGAAGGAGATGACGCGCGTCGGGAAGGATATCATCGAACGCTTCGCCGGCCGCGACTTCGTCTTCCTGCCCGTATCGCGCGGCGAAGGGCGCAGCGCCGTCGGGGCGTTCCGCGAAAAGAACGGCTACGACTTCCCGATGGGGCTCGATTCGACGAAGGCCGTGTTCGGCCTCTACGCCTCGAATTACATTCCGCGCAACTTCCTGATCGACCGCGAGGGCAAGGTGGTCCTGGCCTCCGTGGACTACGACGACGAGGAGTTCGACGCCCTGCTGCGCGCCATCGAAAAAACGCTCGAAAATCAAACCCGATAG
- a CDS encoding lipocalin family protein, which yields MKIVIICLLVALMAAAVTYGMSRSARIDSAPVSSFDLGRYLGTWYEIARYDNRFERGLQEVRAEYRLLAPGRIEVVNSGADASGRRREAVGRARPGRRPGQLRVSFFWIFYSDYNVLALGDDYGWALVGGGSPKYLWILSRTPSLPQETLERILKLASDRGYDTDRLLFVDQTR from the coding sequence ATGAAAATCGTGATTATCTGTCTGCTCGTGGCGCTGATGGCGGCCGCGGTGACCTACGGCATGAGCCGTTCGGCGCGGATCGACTCGGCGCCGGTCTCGTCGTTCGATCTCGGACGCTATCTGGGGACGTGGTACGAAATCGCCCGTTACGACAACCGTTTCGAGCGGGGCCTGCAGGAGGTGCGTGCCGAATACCGGCTTCTCGCACCCGGCCGCATCGAAGTCGTCAATAGCGGCGCGGATGCCTCGGGTCGCCGCCGCGAAGCCGTGGGCAGGGCCCGTCCGGGCCGCAGGCCGGGGCAGTTGCGGGTGTCGTTCTTCTGGATTTTCTATTCGGACTACAACGTGCTGGCGCTGGGCGACGACTACGGCTGGGCGCTGGTCGGCGGCGGCTCTCCGAAATACCTCTGGATTCTTTCGCGCACGCCGTCGCTTCCGCAGGAGACGCTGGAGCGGATTCTGAAGCTGGCCTCCGACCGGGGGTACGACACCGACCGGCTCCTGTTCGTCGATCAGACGCGGTGA
- the frr gene encoding ribosome recycling factor yields MDTKTILNEASLRMQKAIDHLEEELLNVRAGKASPNVLNGVMVDYFGSQVPVSGAASVTVPDAKTILIQPWDKNMLRPIEKAIIDSNIGLTPSNNGEQIRLSIPPLTEERRKDLVKQVRGEAETARISLRNARRDAVEAFKKAQKEGMPEDESKDGETQSQKLLEKFTKLLDEAIAKKEKEIMTV; encoded by the coding sequence ATGGATACCAAGACGATTCTCAACGAAGCCTCCCTCCGCATGCAGAAGGCCATCGACCACCTCGAGGAGGAGCTGCTCAACGTGCGCGCCGGCAAAGCGTCGCCCAACGTGCTCAACGGCGTGATGGTCGATTATTTCGGCTCGCAGGTTCCCGTGTCGGGCGCCGCCAGCGTCACCGTGCCCGACGCCAAGACCATCCTGATCCAGCCGTGGGACAAGAACATGCTGCGCCCCATCGAGAAGGCGATCATCGACTCGAACATCGGACTGACGCCCTCGAACAACGGCGAGCAGATCCGCCTGTCGATCCCGCCCCTGACCGAGGAGCGCCGCAAGGACCTCGTGAAGCAGGTGCGCGGCGAGGCCGAAACGGCCCGCATCTCGCTGCGCAACGCCCGCCGCGATGCCGTGGAAGCCTTCAAGAAGGCCCAGAAGGAGGGTATGCCCGAGGACGAATCGAAGGACGGGGAAACCCAGTCGCAGAAGCTGCTCGAAAAGTTCACGAAACTCCTCGACGAGGCGATCGCGAAGAAAGAGAAGGAGATCATGACCGTGTGA
- a CDS encoding YaaA family protein yields the protein MQILISCAKTMTGTAAVAAPRTTRPLFEAEAAGLALRLAALPAGELERMLRVNPRIAAENRRRYLAFHDAPQLPAIAAYTGVVFRHIAPAEFSPADFAYAQEHLSITSFLYGLLRPLDAIRPYRLEGSVAPPGEEAPNLFEWWRDRLTGPLIERVRRDDGVLVNLASAEMKRLFDWQRVCREVRVVTPEFRIREGDRMKTVVVYAKMCRGEMTRHILRHRIADPEGLKTFEWEGFRFDPERSRGDEPHFTLR from the coding sequence ATGCAGATTCTGATCTCCTGCGCCAAGACGATGACCGGCACCGCCGCCGTCGCCGCGCCCCGCACGACCCGGCCGCTCTTCGAGGCGGAAGCCGCCGGACTGGCCCTCCGGCTGGCCGCGCTGCCCGCCGGGGAGCTGGAACGGATGCTGCGCGTGAACCCGCGCATCGCCGCCGAAAACCGCCGCCGCTACCTCGCCTTCCACGACGCGCCACAGCTCCCGGCCATCGCCGCCTACACGGGCGTCGTCTTCAGACATATCGCCCCCGCGGAGTTCTCGCCCGCGGATTTCGCCTACGCGCAGGAACACCTCAGCATCACCTCGTTCCTCTACGGACTGCTCCGTCCGCTCGACGCCATCCGCCCCTACCGCCTCGAAGGGAGCGTCGCTCCGCCCGGCGAGGAGGCGCCGAATCTCTTCGAATGGTGGCGGGACCGGCTGACCGGACCGCTCATCGAGCGGGTCCGCCGCGACGACGGCGTGCTGGTCAATCTGGCCAGCGCCGAGATGAAACGGCTCTTCGACTGGCAGCGGGTCTGCCGCGAGGTGCGGGTCGTAACGCCCGAATTCCGCATCCGCGAAGGCGACCGGATGAAAACCGTCGTCGTCTATGCGAAAATGTGCCGCGGGGAGATGACACGCCATATCCTCCGGCATCGCATCGCGGACCCGGAGGGGCTGAAAACGTTCGAATGGGAAGGATTCCGGTTCGACCCGGAACGCAGCCGCGGCGACGAGCCGCACTTCACGCTGCGATAG
- the pyrH gene encoding UMP kinase — MKYKRILLKLSGESLQGREQYGLSPAVLQSYAEQIRDAAAAGVQIGIVIGGGNIFRGLTGAKRGFDRVKGDQMGMLATIINSLALQSALEDNGVKCKVLTSIRMEPVGEYYSKARAIEYLEAGYVVIVGGGTSNPYFTTDSAAALRGIETEADVLLKGTRVDGIYTADPEKDPAAVKFDEITFEEVLARRLKVMDLTAFTLCRENRLEIVVFDMDTAGNLGRVLAGEGIGTRVKP, encoded by the coding sequence ATGAAATACAAGCGAATACTTCTGAAACTGAGCGGCGAATCGCTGCAGGGACGCGAGCAGTACGGGCTTTCGCCCGCCGTGCTGCAATCCTACGCCGAACAGATCCGCGATGCGGCGGCGGCCGGCGTACAGATCGGCATCGTCATCGGCGGCGGCAACATATTCCGCGGCCTCACGGGCGCCAAGCGGGGTTTCGACCGCGTGAAGGGCGACCAGATGGGAATGCTGGCCACGATCATCAACTCGCTGGCGTTGCAGTCGGCGCTCGAGGACAACGGCGTGAAGTGCAAGGTGCTCACGTCGATCCGCATGGAGCCCGTGGGCGAATACTACTCCAAGGCCCGCGCCATCGAGTACCTCGAGGCGGGTTACGTGGTGATCGTCGGAGGCGGCACGTCGAACCCCTACTTCACGACCGATTCGGCCGCCGCGCTGCGCGGCATCGAGACCGAGGCCGATGTCCTGCTGAAGGGCACGCGCGTGGACGGCATCTACACGGCCGATCCGGAGAAGGACCCCGCCGCCGTGAAGTTCGACGAGATCACCTTCGAGGAGGTGCTCGCCCGGCGGCTCAAGGTCATGGACCTCACGGCCTTCACGCTCTGCCGCGAGAACCGGCTCGAAATCGTCGTGTTCGACATGGACACCGCGGGCAATCTCGGCAGGGTACTTGCCGGAGAGGGAATCGGAACACGCGTAAAACCGTAA
- a CDS encoding radical SAM protein has protein sequence MTSLYHDIIFGPVHSRRLGLSLGVNLLPTESKLCSFDCIYCECGWNADHPGARRFNARDDVRRLLGETLRRMVDAGTPPDVITFAGNGEPTMHPRFEEVIDDTLALRDGLCPGAKVSVLSNATQLHREEVCRALSRVDNNILKLDSAFDATVRRMNNPQSPAYSVRDTVERMKRFGGRMILQTMFLRGECGGAPIDNTTEEEVAAWLALADEIRPRQVMVYSLDRDTPCQTLEKVPREELLAIASRVEALGIPCSVA, from the coding sequence ATGACCTCACTCTATCACGACATCATCTTCGGCCCGGTGCATTCGCGGCGGCTGGGCCTCTCGCTGGGCGTCAATCTGCTGCCCACGGAGTCGAAACTCTGTTCGTTCGACTGCATCTACTGCGAATGCGGCTGGAATGCCGACCACCCCGGAGCGCGCCGGTTCAACGCCCGCGACGACGTCCGCCGCCTGCTCGGCGAGACGCTGCGCCGCATGGTGGATGCGGGCACGCCGCCCGACGTCATCACCTTCGCGGGCAACGGCGAGCCGACCATGCACCCCCGGTTCGAGGAGGTGATCGACGACACGCTGGCCCTGCGCGACGGGCTGTGCCCCGGAGCGAAGGTCTCCGTGCTCTCCAACGCCACGCAGCTCCACCGCGAGGAGGTCTGCCGCGCCCTGTCGCGGGTGGACAACAACATCCTGAAGCTCGACTCGGCGTTCGATGCGACCGTGCGCCGGATGAACAACCCGCAGAGCCCCGCCTATTCGGTCCGCGACACCGTCGAGCGGATGAAGCGTTTCGGGGGGCGCATGATCCTACAGACCATGTTCCTGCGCGGCGAGTGCGGCGGCGCGCCGATCGACAACACCACCGAAGAGGAGGTCGCGGCATGGCTCGCCCTCGCGGACGAAATCCGCCCCCGGCAGGTGATGGTCTATTCGCTCGACCGCGACACCCCCTGCCAAACGCTCGAAAAGGTTCCCCGCGAGGAGCTGCTGGCCATCGCCTCCCGCGTCGAAGCCCTCGGCATTCCCTGCTCGGTCGCATGA
- the dxs gene encoding 1-deoxy-D-xylulose-5-phosphate synthase, with protein MAENFELLHTVSSPRDLKKLSPEELRRYCDELRRYIIDQCAVNPGHLASSLGAVELAAALHYVYDTPEDKIVWDVGHQTYAHKIITGRCEAFRTKRRLGGISGFPRMAESEYDAFGGGHASVSISAAFGMAKAAELRGERRKVVAVIGDGSMTGGLAFEGLNNAGASKRTDLLVILNDNHMAIDQATGALKNYLLKISTSVHYNRFKQRLWGLLSHTPRLLRLCQQAGNAVKQGVLNKSNLFESLNFRYFGPVDGHNLGELVRTLRAMHDIEGPKLLHVMTVKGKGYLPAEHDQSVWHAPGCFNPDTGERIAPKGGPARYQDVFGETLLELARLDARVVGVTPAMPSGCSMNILMREMPDRCFDVGIAEGHAVTFSAGLAAAGMVPFCNIYSTFMQRAYDNVIHDVAIQDLPVVMCLDRGGLVGEDGVTHHGVFDMAAFGAVPGLVIAAPMNEPELRDLMYTALRSGHPFMIRYPRGCGEGLPWRGEAFRELPVGRGRRLRDGSDVALVTVGTAGNAAARAAERAVEAGVSVAHYDLRFVKPLDEALLDEAGRRFRRVVTVEDGCLRGGVGEAVAAFFNAGGYDVRVRSLGIGDEWVEHGTPAQLQALCGYDEEAVLRALLAAAGK; from the coding sequence ATGGCGGAAAACTTTGAATTGCTGCATACGGTCTCCTCGCCGCGCGATCTGAAAAAGCTCTCGCCGGAGGAGTTGCGCCGCTATTGCGACGAGCTGCGGCGGTATATCATCGACCAGTGCGCGGTCAATCCGGGCCATCTGGCCTCGAGCCTCGGCGCCGTGGAGCTGGCCGCCGCGCTGCACTATGTCTATGACACGCCCGAGGACAAGATCGTCTGGGACGTCGGCCACCAGACCTACGCCCACAAGATCATCACGGGGCGCTGCGAGGCGTTCCGGACCAAGCGGCGCCTGGGGGGCATCAGCGGCTTTCCGCGCATGGCCGAGAGCGAGTACGACGCCTTCGGGGGCGGGCATGCCTCGGTGTCGATCTCCGCGGCGTTCGGCATGGCCAAGGCCGCCGAGCTGCGGGGCGAGCGGCGGAAGGTCGTGGCCGTGATCGGCGACGGCTCGATGACCGGCGGCCTGGCGTTCGAGGGGCTGAACAACGCCGGAGCCAGCAAGCGGACCGACCTGCTGGTGATTCTCAACGACAACCACATGGCCATCGACCAGGCGACGGGCGCGCTGAAGAACTACCTGCTGAAGATCTCGACCTCGGTGCACTACAACCGGTTCAAGCAGCGGCTGTGGGGCCTGCTGTCGCATACGCCGCGTCTGCTGCGCCTGTGCCAGCAGGCGGGCAACGCCGTCAAGCAGGGGGTGCTCAACAAGAGCAATCTGTTCGAGAGCCTCAATTTCCGTTACTTCGGGCCGGTGGACGGCCACAACCTCGGGGAGTTGGTGCGGACGCTGCGCGCGATGCACGACATCGAGGGGCCCAAGCTGCTGCACGTCATGACCGTGAAGGGCAAGGGCTACCTTCCGGCCGAGCACGATCAGTCGGTGTGGCATGCCCCGGGGTGCTTCAACCCCGACACGGGCGAGCGGATCGCCCCGAAAGGCGGCCCGGCCCGCTACCAGGACGTCTTCGGCGAGACGCTGCTGGAACTGGCCCGCCTCGACGCCCGCGTGGTGGGCGTCACGCCCGCCATGCCGTCGGGCTGTTCGATGAACATTCTGATGCGCGAGATGCCCGACCGCTGTTTCGACGTGGGCATCGCCGAAGGGCACGCCGTGACCTTCTCGGCCGGACTGGCCGCCGCGGGAATGGTTCCCTTCTGCAATATCTATTCGACCTTCATGCAGCGCGCCTACGACAACGTGATTCACGACGTGGCGATCCAGGACCTGCCGGTGGTGATGTGCCTCGACCGGGGCGGCCTGGTCGGCGAGGACGGCGTGACGCACCACGGAGTCTTCGACATGGCCGCCTTCGGCGCCGTGCCGGGGCTGGTGATCGCCGCGCCGATGAACGAACCCGAACTGCGCGATCTGATGTACACGGCCCTCCGGTCGGGGCATCCCTTCATGATCCGCTATCCGCGCGGCTGCGGCGAGGGGCTGCCGTGGCGCGGCGAGGCGTTCCGCGAGCTGCCCGTGGGGCGGGGACGCCGCCTGCGCGACGGCTCCGACGTGGCGCTGGTGACGGTCGGTACGGCCGGCAACGCCGCCGCCCGGGCCGCGGAGCGTGCGGTGGAGGCGGGCGTGAGCGTCGCGCACTACGATCTGCGCTTCGTCAAGCCGCTCGACGAGGCGTTGCTCGACGAGGCGGGCCGCCGCTTCAGGCGGGTGGTGACCGTCGAGGACGGCTGCCTGCGCGGCGGTGTCGGCGAGGCCGTCGCGGCGTTCTTCAATGCCGGGGGATACGATGTACGGGTCCGTTCGCTCGGCATCGGTGACGAATGGGTCGAACACGGTACGCCGGCCCAGTTGCAGGCCCTTTGCGGATACGACGAGGAGGCCGTCCTCCGGGCGCTGCTCGCGGCGGCCGGGAAGTGA
- a CDS encoding DUF3575 domain-containing protein, with protein sequence MRNLLCKAALLLLLAPLAGPQRAAAQGYVKLNALYALVGVVNPSVEFAVSPKSTLQTDIVVSPWKSIDSKHMLFAIFMGEYRRYFKEHNRGWYLGANLGMMAFDMSKPYIENWSLKFEDRYCKGYGMMIGLCVGWERQLGERWLLDAFLGWSWMDSHYNGYSFDGEIDMHPHRPVQPEHPDPFNGSSEWYPNKIGVSIGYRIFKPRER encoded by the coding sequence ATGAGAAACCTGCTTTGCAAAGCCGCGCTGCTCCTGCTCCTCGCACCGCTCGCCGGGCCGCAGCGCGCCGCCGCCCAGGGATACGTGAAACTCAACGCGCTCTATGCGCTGGTCGGCGTGGTGAACCCCTCGGTGGAGTTCGCCGTCTCGCCCAAATCCACGTTGCAGACCGACATCGTCGTCTCGCCCTGGAAGTCGATCGACAGCAAACACATGCTCTTCGCGATCTTCATGGGCGAATACCGCCGCTACTTCAAGGAGCACAACCGCGGCTGGTACCTGGGAGCCAACCTCGGCATGATGGCCTTCGACATGTCGAAACCCTACATCGAGAACTGGTCGCTCAAGTTCGAGGACCGCTACTGCAAGGGCTACGGCATGATGATCGGTCTCTGCGTGGGCTGGGAACGCCAATTGGGCGAACGGTGGCTGCTCGACGCCTTCCTGGGCTGGTCGTGGATGGACAGCCACTACAACGGTTACAGCTTCGACGGCGAGATCGACATGCACCCCCACCGGCCGGTGCAGCCCGAGCATCCCGACCCGTTCAACGGCTCGTCGGAATGGTATCCCAACAAGATCGGCGTCTCGATCGGCTACCGCATCTTCAAACCCCGGGAGCGGTGA